The nucleotide window GCTTTTTGTCCTTGCGCTCGAACGTCACGACGCCGTCGACCTTGGCGTAGAGCGTCCAGTCGCGGCCGACGCCCACGTTTGTGCCCGGATGGATGACCGTGCCGAGCTGGCGGATGATGATCGTGCCGGAGCTGACCTTCTGCCCGCCGAAAACCTTCACGCCGTATCGCCGGCCCGCGGAGTCGCGGCCGTTGCGGGACGAGCCGCCTGCTTTTTTATGAGCCATTGTGTCCTCGCTACGCGCTGATCTTCGTCACGCGCACCTTGGTGTAGTGCTGGCGATGACCGCGTTTGACCTGATAGCCCTTGCGTCGCTTGTATTTGAAGACGATGACCTTGCGCGCGCGGCCGTGATCGACGATCTCGCACTGAACGCTCGCGCCGGAAACCGTCGGGCTTCCGACCTTGATCGCGTCGTCGCCGCCAAGCAGCAAGACCTTGTCGAACGTCACGGACGAGCCCGGATCGCCCTCGAGCGTATCGAGCTTGAGCGTGTCGCCTTCCTTGACCTTGAATTGCCGGCCGGACGCCTGAAAGACGGCGTACATCACGCACTCCTTTGAACCGATCGCGTACCCAAGGCGCAGCCCCGCCCCGGAAAGGGACCGGTTTATAAGCGTTTGGGGGGCGGAATGTCAAGGGCGGGGCGCCCGGAAACGGGCACGTTCCGTAACCCGCCCTCCCGCGCCGCCACGCCCGTCGATTTACGAGATCCGTTGACCCAGCCCGTCGCGCATCAGCGCCGAGGCGTCCGGCCCGCCGGCGCAGCAGTCCGACACCTTGCCGTTGATCACGACGGCCGGCACCGAACGAAGGCCGTAGCCCTTCGCCCGGGCCGCGACGCCCGCGTCGTTCATGTCGCGAACGGTCACGTTACAGGACGGGCAGGCGAGATCGTTAACCATTTTGACCGTTTCCAGGCAGACGGGGCACCCCGCGCTGAAAACTTCGATGTTTCGTTTTTTGCTCATCACGAGTTCCTTTCGGGTGATCGCCTATCCGCCTGACGGATGGGCGTGGGGGATCGGGCACGAACTGCCGTGAGTGGCTTTCCGGGGCCATGTGTTCCAAAGCGACGCCGCGACGAGCGTCGCGATGCCCGCATACATCACGC belongs to bacterium and includes:
- a CDS encoding thioredoxin family protein; translated protein: MSKKRNIEVFSAGCPVCLETVKMVNDLACPSCNVTVRDMNDAGVAARAKGYGLRSVPAVVINGKVSDCCAGGPDASALMRDGLGQRIS
- the rpmA gene encoding 50S ribosomal protein L27 is translated as MAHKKAGGSSRNGRDSAGRRYGVKVFGGQKVSSGTIIIRQLGTVIHPGTNVGVGRDWTLYAKVDGVVTFERKDKKRKKVSVYPLEQTA
- the rplU gene encoding 50S ribosomal protein L21, producing MYAVFQASGRQFKVKEGDTLKLDTLEGDPGSSVTFDKVLLLGGDDAIKVGSPTVSGASVQCEIVDHGRARKVIVFKYKRRKGYQVKRGHRQHYTKVRVTKISA